One window from the genome of Cricetulus griseus strain 17A/GY chromosome 2, alternate assembly CriGri-PICRH-1.0, whole genome shotgun sequence encodes:
- the Adat2 gene encoding tRNA-specific adenosine deaminase 2, whose translation MEEKVDSTTAPDGSCVVSAQETEKWMEEAMRMAKEALENTEVPVGCLMVYNNEVVGKGRNEVNQTKNATRHAEMVAIDQVLDWCHQHSRSPAEVFEHTVLYVTVEPCIMCAAAVRLMKIPLVVYGCQNERFGGCGSVLNIASADLPSTGRPFQCIPGYHAEEAVELLKTFYKQENPNAPKSKVRKKDCQKS comes from the exons ATGGAGGAGAAGGTGGACTCCACCACCGCTCCAGACGGCTCGTGCGTGGTGTCGGCACAGGAGACCGAAAAGTGGATGGAGGAGGCGATGCGAATG GCCAAAGAAGCACTTGAAAATACTGAAGTTCCTGTTGGCTGTCTGATGGTCTATAACAATGAAGttgtggggaagggaagaaatgaagtgaatcaaacaaaaaat GCTACTCGGCATGCTGAAATGGTGGCCATTGATCAGGTCCTAGACTGGTGCCATCAACACAGCCGTAGTCCTGCTGAAGTATTTGAACACACTGTACTGTACGTCACCGTGGAGCCATGCATCATGTGTGCAGCTGCTGTCCGCCTCATGA AAATCCCGCTGGTCGTCTATGGCTGTCAGAATGAACGGTTTGGTGGTTGTGGTTCCGTCCTAAACATTGCCTCTGCTGaccttcccagtactggaagaCCATTCCAG tgcATCCCTGGATATCATGCTGAGGAGGCTGTGGAGCTCCTAAAGACCTTctacaaacaagaaaacccaaaTG cACCAAAATCAAAAGTTCGGAAAAAGGATTGTCAGAAATCCTGA